The Topomyia yanbarensis strain Yona2022 chromosome 3, ASM3024719v1, whole genome shotgun sequence nucleotide sequence agtaaaaatcatttcaaattaaaaagattcggtagactatactggtttaataagcgatctacgaaaaaagtttcgagcgatcaaagtcaccccagtTTACGGTACTTTCTAATTTCTAATCTTTTCTATGtcaattgaaaattattgtTCGACACACACGACGTCACCTCGCCATCGATTGTTCATGATGTTAAGAAATTGatcgtaaaaatattgtgtgttctgttcaGAAGTAAATAACGTAGTTTGTAGCGTTTTGAGACAAATTTGTACGTTTTTCTTAACACAGATTTGCTCAGACTGTTAAGCAGGCTGTGCACAGATTTCAAAAATATGTCCTGGCATTTCTGGACCGAActtaaatgacattttatgtgtcaaaacgaCCCGCAGTATAATTATTTTCCCTGAACAGAAAgataataattttttaaaagtaatttccctaaaaattttaaaagtttgaacCCCTGAAACCCTCTCCTTGTTCACGGGCCTGACGCAAATAGAAATATtgaccctagaacgttgcactggggtaaaaatgtaccctacgccttctttggagccgtgtgaaaacgaaaattcggcatttaccgacctgggaccctaaccataattcaatttaaacTTTCTAGTAAGAGTagaaaaaggtggtatagcAAGTTTGCTCATAGCttttgtggaagcaggtgtcaaagttggcgtggggtacatttgtaccccagtgtacggttgcacAGCCTAAGtaacaattaaagttttatagcacgctacaagtgcaatctaaattttatgagtggctataaaactatcataaaatctcaattgttactagggagtaATCGGAAATGctaaaaacgtgaacttaattctctagaggccaaaccatcgaatataatcacaaggtgtctttggaggaattgttcatatgaATATTCTCCATAAtatgataacaattgaaattaggcacgGCTTACTGTGATCGaactaaacaaaaatattttttatactgacgaggtagataGTTGCtgtctttgaaaaagttttaggaatgctcatagtgaagaattttgttgaagaactaaagtttatcgatttataaggcaaAATGCCTCTTAAatatagtttttttaatataactttttgcattgtgacttttcgtacaaactatgttcaaaacaaatatgtaggtatcaaaactacataatattgtcgaagactgtatgtaaaaatacttattcgtttcaaagttattgaagatttttacatttttttacaacaacttcaactacgtataagaaaaaaaagtgcgaaccaaaatgcacgaacagacacttttttcactgtctaaagTATGCataataaagctaagaaggtttggtacgtggcactctagaaccctatgaatagggtaagcttactttatcatgttttttgactttttccatacaaaaatcagcaaaaacttttttttatgtttttttaccccaatttttaaaattcttggattgatattcaattacaagtaCCATTTTCATCCTTATCCTTATCCTTCTTATccgtagttgaagttggcataaaaaatgtaaaaaaattcaataactttgaaacgaataagTATTttgacatacagtcttcgacaatattatgcaGTTTTGATACTTacatatttgttttgaaaatgatttgcacgaaaagtcacagtgcaaaaagttatattaaaaaaaactagatttaagggggttgccatagaaaacgccttataaatcgataacttttagtcctacaagctcaagttcttcaacaaaattcttcactatgagcattcctaaaactttgtcgaagacaccaactttctacttttcagtataaaaagtattttttttttagttcgatcatagtaagcaatgcctaattttaattgttatcagattgtcgggaatattcatatgaacaattcctccaaagacacgtTGTGATTATATTCGATggttggcctctagtgaattaagttcacattTTTAGCGTCTCCGACCACTGtgggttgccgttagtgttttgtcaggtttcgtgctgtcagtgaaaatgtgattcgtgacgaTACCAGTTtgaatactggttgttttactacggaAATAACAAtcagtattatataatcgtttttaatcaattatttaattaatttaatttaattttgaagcggaacaaaaaatcgttctcattttttgctgatttttcttgttttattgtttatattttatagtttttcaaagcaatggctcgctagtataatttgcgcacaataactgCAGTAACAacaacgttgcgtgttaccaatgtattactggtcagaaatattttttcatttcaatctccaccccatttcgtggtattttccaaaacacgatttttaaactttcactcttcaaaataattgcactttttcaaaaatatcgaaatttcaTTCTATACCGTTTCAAGACCATTCGtttaacttttagaatcatttgatttttttcaaaccgggttgaaaattcgcaaagttatagtaatttttgtgaaaaatgtcaaaaccgagattttttattttgttcaaaccaatttatgtatcattgattctaTAAATTCTTTACTTtgacttacacagctgttttcgcccttaaaaaacaaaaaaaaaaaactacgtattattcatttcttttgtttgcatttttacctgcgaaaattgtgatcaaacgcgtggggtacatttataccccagtgcaaaGTTCTAGTGTGTAAAACGCAAATGCAACATTCTAGGGTTAAGAACCCCAAATATTTCACACATTTAAAACTGTGCCAACCATAacttcgataaaaaaaatacaatatcgATTCATGTCAATCAGTTTTGAGATTTTATGCCTTCGGTACAGAACTCAGGTGACACGACATCAAATAAATCACGCTTCCCCACTTTAGCCATATATTCAATCACCCGTCGTTTTGAGaacaaaagaaaacattttCCAACCCAATAACATCACACGCAACCATCATCGACTCCGTTCCTGATTGATGTCAAATTGTGTAGCGCTGAAAGGGAAACGGAATGGCAGAGGAAGCATCCAGTTTGTCCCTTTGCCTGCAACAAGCTGAGAATGAGTCCTTTCGAAAGCTTCACTAAATTTCTTTTATATGAAGTCAAGCTGTCTGTCTTCAGTTCCCGCTGCTATAGTCTCAGCTCAGTCAGCATGGACCGCCACCAGAGTCGTTTATGTTTCTAACGTTTCTAGCGAACAATCAACGCTGGCAAGGGGAAAGGATAGGAAAGGCTGATGCAACATATGAGCTGAAACTGAAAGCTTACTCACATATCTCGCTAGTGGAAATCTAGAAATGAGCTTGTTTTATGTccgacacatacacacacactcaGATCCTGACTCGTTTCAACTTGTCATATTACGTTTGGGTTGCTTGGCTTTCCACCAGCCCACCGGAGCCACTCCCAAAGGTCTCAGCAATTTGGTGAAAATTGACACCACGGGACATAAGAACGAATATGGTGCTGTTGTTCGGTTAGAGATGTTCAGGATTGAAcagaaaaaattgtaaatttgtAGTTACATAATATGTGTGCCaacgagagaaaaaaaaattaaatgtgaCATCCCTGCCTTGAGAAGCAACAGACCTCAATAGAACTTCCGTTCCGTATCCCTTAGGGAAAAAGTAAAAGTTATCAGAAAGGAGGAAACGACACAACCTAACACCAAATAAAGTAAATTGCTCGAGGAGAACAAAGCGGGAAGAAAAATCctaaaataaaaggaaaaactTTTCCCCTCTCCCTGTTCGGCCCAGTTGCTTGCCGTTGGTGTCACATGTGATACTCTTGTTTTGGCAGCCCAAAAGCCAAGAATGTCGTCAAACAAAGCGGCAAGTTTGGTTTTAGAGCCCTTATGTCAATTGACCTTTATACCGGGATTTGCTGACGTTTATGTGTTTGCGATTTCAGATTGATTTCCAATTTCGCAATGACATCAATCCAAAGCGCTTTGTCACAGTTGGTGTAATCCACTTTATACTGCACAGTCACAGCCATCCGATGCCAACGAGTCCAGCGGAGTATCTATTTCGACAATTCGACCCCAAGCTCATTCCGTAACTCAATTAGCTGACATCCTATGCTAATTTGGCTTCGAGACTCCGTAGGAAAGAAAGCGAACAAAAACATAACTAAAGAGGCGGAAAATCCATCCAGTGCTCCCCAGCTTTTTTTCTGCTCCGATTTCGACTGACGAAGCGAACGCGATAAAGCAAAAATATGTTAATGTCATCCGTTAATGAATTGgatatttttcttaattttgcgCAATCTATTTTTTCTACTCGGTCCTCTTTTTTTCCTGCTCCAATTTCACTCGCACTTTTCTCACTTGGAGTGCGGATTTCCCGGTCGAGGTCTTCTCTGTTGACGGAGAAAACAAAGCCCCGGCTGGAAGATAATGGATCCAAATAGAGCTGGAAACTGTACGGGCGTGAAGTCAGAGAGGGCGTTCGTAATTGAAAGTCTGTCAGAGGTAAGATAAGGTCGGTGATATTGAGGCGCGAGCCTTGGCAGAAGTGATTTCCGGGGAGCACCAGACAAGAATAGAGCTTGTAGCAAAGGGGATATGAAATACTTGGTGCTGGAGAAATCGGCACAGGAGTACACAAATTGTAATAAATATTATGTCATTTTACCACTTCGTCACGCTCCCTAGGGTAGATTTTTTCTTGCTGTTTATTTCGGATTTACAACACGCCCCGAATATTATTATTTAGTAAGGTGCTTCAATGCCAGATTTTTTAGGGCTGTGGATGTTGTACATGTATAAATCAAATAGCCACACTTAATGGATTTAAAAGCACGTTAACGACAAACCGATGtagcaaaaacctgttttaatccacctataggtgcaatattgcctttctcatttctccaaactatgatttaataactggttcgtacaatataacattatggaaatgtctttcattcttattacacttggtaaatatatataagagcacgtatttgcattcatcgcggtatcggtttgaatcggagttttctatgtgatcgcactgcacaacccgtaactccggagccggaagtcggatggagatggaatttaatatcagtttccggggacgcaacacctttcatttgagactaagttgatcaaatcggtctagccattttcgagaaaccaatataaccgttattctgaatttggatgcttccgtatccgtcgatggtggccagtgtggccaaagagactttgaatgactgttggggacctagatctacaaattcaacagttgtatttacattttgcaaaaaaattcacctttttacattcatcgcaaaattcgttagaatcgggatttgctgcgtgatcgtacgtattaccctgtaattcaggaaccagaactcggatccacacaaaattcaacagcagctgatggacctttcatttaaaatcaagtttgtcaaaatcggatcagaaaattccgagaaaccgatgtggacaaatcaacaaattttgttttgtaaccatactcttcaagtcgtaatccggaacaagatgtcggttgaaaatgaaattcaatagcagcctatggaaatattatacctttcatttgaatcttagtttgcaaaaatcggttcagccatctccgagtaaccgatgtggacattttgtaaacaaatccgcacatacatacacatacatacatacaaacatacatacatacatacatacatacatacatacatacatacatacatacatacatacatacatacatacatacatacatacacacatacatacatacatacatacacacatacatacactcatacatacacacagatattttgcgatctcggcgaactaagtcgaatgttatatgagactcggccctccgggcctcggttagagagtcggtttttggagcaattgcataacctttctatatgagaaaggcaaaagaataatatttaattagcttaataagcatgagttcaatgttattttcatgtgattataatttggaaaggttggtggaatgggtttgaacgtgtagggaatggggggttagtagagtgggagtggaggatgcgtcagaaatccttcatcttatttcggtatacgggatggatgaaggaaacgcgggcgtgagggtggtccaaggggaggggagtgatgaaggatggaggtgtaagggcaaggcagggggaggggcggcgacgcaatgctcaactgcatattttgtcttccatttgagacttagtttgagaaaatcggttcagtcatccccgatgaaccgatgtgactttaattgtggaatatgcccggaattccggacttccagaATCGTCGatcgtggacaatatattcaaagaatgtttgattggcaatcagtgatctagatctgcgattagaagtaatttggtgaccatttcaatagtttttagcctctgaggtattacaattgtaccgatttatatgggaaattccagtgtatccttactaacacccctgtaactccggaagcaagagtcagaacagaatgaaattcagcagcagtcaacggtattactgtatctttcatttgaaatcaagtttgtaaaaatcggtagagaattcgttggggaatgggtgtgatattagcttaggaacttggcgggttccccgggggcgtcatgaactgtcacaggtggccaatgtggtcaaagctgctttgattgatcattagtgatccagacccacaaactagagtaatgttacatcaattttaatatgttttacatcatttgaacttcatggtggtaccagtttatatgggaatttgctgtgtgaccgcactcttcaacccgtaactccggaaccggaagttggatcaactaaaaattcaatagcagcttatgggagcgttatacctttcatatgaaactaagtttgcgaaaatcggttcagccatctctgagaaaattgtgtgagtttaaatgacacacacacatacacacacacatacacacacacatacatacacacacacagacatttgccgatctcgacgaactgaatcgaatggtgtatgacactcggccctccgggcctcggttaaaaagtcgatttttacagtgattgcatagcctttctttatatgagaaaggcaaaaaggtttcatgaaaataaaaacaaataggATTGAACTTattattccattctattctattctaacccttacacagccagtattgaaaagcatcttgGAAAACACAGTTAGTTTGTAGtgttcttgtcaacattaatatttgaagcatattttcatatgtcgcaaatattaaaacggccaggcctactgtgcagagttgggtttgaagatgtttcaaaattagacagcaattaaattattcatttagtgaataatttaattaacgaattgtttttaatcttaaaggaggaagaaacgaggacaaccgtaccgaccgcttcagtttaaagggaatataataaatcgttgggagtgacttggctaagaaggttattgTCACTCCTTTGTTTCTTTGGGATGGAActgaggtatttacaccttgccctggctaataagcctagattaaagcgcctttacttgCTCTTAAATTTACCTTGCCCTGTCAGATAATAATATTAACAGTAACTACATAATTCCGAAGAATAAGGATTATTATCTTTTGAGGCGATTTATGTGCCCTAATCCATGTCATAGTTGTTATAATGCCCTGATGAACCAATAAAATCATATATCATGAATTAAATGCATACAACGAACCTTGCAAATAGACAGTGAAAATAAAAGGTAATGAAATACTTAGAAGGAATAAAATCACCTACCATTATCGAAAAAATGACATAACAATTTGAAAGTAGAAATAATATAATcagaatgaaaacaatgaaacaacaaaaagccaaaaaacatacaaacaaagaacgacaaaaccaaaaaacgctaaaacggaaaaaaaataaaatcgacaAACGAAGaacaaaaaaggtaaacaagtaaataccaaaaatcgaaaaaacagaaaaacaggaaacaaaaatataagaaacaaaatataatggaaaaccgaaaaaatagcaaagaaaataaaaaatgagagtacaaaaaaataaaaaccctcTAAAAcgagaacaaaaacaaaaaataaaaaacgaaaaaaaacaaaaaagtgagaaaaccaaaaaacggaggaccaaaaaagtaaaaacgataaacgataaacgataaacgataaacgataaacgataaacgataaacgataaacgataaacgataaacgataaacgataaacgataaacgataaacgataaacgataaacgataaacgataaacgataaacgataaacgataaacgataaacgataaacgataaacgataaacgataaacgataaacgataaacgataaacgataaacgataaacgataaacgataaacgataaacgataaacgataaacgataaacgataaacgataaacgataaacgataaacgataaacgataaacgataaacgataaacgataaacgataaacgataaacgataaacgataaacgataaacgataaacgataaacgataaacgataaacgataaacgataaacgataaacgataaacgataaacgataaacgataaacgataaacgataaacgataaacgataaacgataaacgataaacgataaacgataaacgataaacgataaacgataaacgataaacgataaacgataaacgataaacgataaacgataaacgataaacgataaacgataaacgataaacgataaacgataaacgataaacgataaacgataaacgataaacgataaacgataaacgataaacgataaacgataaacgataaacgataaacgataaacgataaacgataaacgataaacgataaacgataaacgataaacgataaacgataaacgataaacgataaacgataaacgataaacgataaacgataaacgataaacgataaacgataaacgataaacgataaacgataaacgataaacgataaacgataaacgataaacgataaacgataaacgataaacgataaacgataaacgataaacgataaacgataaacgataaacgataaacgataaacgataaacgataaacgataaacgataaacgataaacgataaacgataaacgataaacgataaacgataaacgataaacgataaacgataaacgataaaacaataaaacaatttcaagaCAATAAGATTCCGCAAAAAAGGATGACTCCAACATAAGAAGATTGCAGGATAAGAACATTGCAAGATAAGAAGATTCCGAGATAAGATAAGTTCACAATGAGAACATTCCAAGATCAGTCAGAAGATTCGAAGACAAAAAGAGATCCAAAATGAGAAGACTCCAAAAAAACTCCTCGATGGGAATATTTCACGAAAAGAAGATTCAACGATGAGAATATTCCAAGATCAGAAGATTCCAAGATAAGATTGCAAGTTGCAAAGTTTCTGTGATAATAAGGTTCCATGATAGCAAGATATTGAAGTAAGTATTATTATTAAAATAAGTCCTCTATAAGAAGACTCCGCGGTAAGTAAAATTCCACGCTAAATAGATTTCTTGAAATGAAGATTAGACGTTAAGATTAAAAGATTCCACTATAAGAAGATTTCAAGACAGGAGGCTTTGAGAAAAGAAAATTGCAAGATAAAGAGATCCCAAGATGAGAAGATTTCGAGATTATTAGCGATTCCAAGAcaataagattatgtgaaaaaaatattccaacaCAAGAAGATTGATATCTTGCAAGAAGTTTTCACAGCAACAATATTCCAAGATCAGAAGATTCTAAGATAAGATATTCAAAAGGAGAAGACTCCAAGATAAAAAATCCGCTATGAGCATATTCCACGATAAGAGGATACAACGACGAGAATATTCCAAGATAAGAAGGTTCCAAAAGATTCCAAATTTCATACTTCTAGATGAAAAGATTTCGTGATTAGAATATCCCAGGATCAGAAGAATCCAAGATAAGGAGACTCGAAGACAAGAGACTCCGTGAAGAGAAGATTCCAAGATAAGAAGATCCACAATACACCAAGATAGCAGTATTGCATTGCAAAAAAGGTACCGGGAAAAGAAGGCATGAAGATAACAGGATGAGAGCACGAAAAGATGCAGAGATAGAAAGCTTCCAAGATCCAAAAAAGATATGATAGAAGACTCGAAGACAAGAAGATTTCGTGATGAAACTATTTCCATTCAAGaagattttcaaataaaaagatTCCACGATACAACAATACCATTATTCAAACATAGAAGGGTTCAAATATTAGAAAAGTTTAAAGATTCCAAGATTCAGATTCAAAAGATCAAAGGTTGAAATATTTGAGGATCCACAGATCCACTGatttcaatatttaaaattaccaAAAGAAAAACCTTCGGAGATTCAGATTCATAGAAGGATTTAAAAGACTCACAGATTCCAGTTTATATTTTCCCGATGCATTTTTGTTATatgttattttatatttaaaagTTCActattgaaacggttgtgtaacGGCCCATGTGTTTCTAGGCTAAAATAAACTTTAAAAACCCAGAAAACCGTTTCTAGTTTTAACCCAGTCAGGCATTTCAAATTCagtatttgttcgagttggggCTGACAGCCACAAAACAACAGCGCTATATTATTGATTACAACAACAAAACTGTTCGCTCAAGTATGAACTAGTGGAAAACAAATGTGGGATATATTTTATtacatacaaaaataaaaaaatgctgattaTAACTACCAAAATTTTATAGaattattttcgaaattatCCATTGATGAAGAGCTATCATCCCCATAAAATCTGATTCACTGCGCCTTTTTTACAATATTCTAAATAAGAAACAAAGATTCTAAATTTCAATCAAATGCAAATTTGGGAAATATCCGTCAATCATCAACTTCCACATAGCCATAAATTATCGAGCTCGCGATCGGCTTCTCGAGCGAGCTGTTCTACGCGAACGTGACCGTGACCGAGAGCGTGAACGAGATCTTCTAGCCGGCGAACGTCCCCTGCGCTGAGCGATGGCCTTCATCCGTTGACTGATTGCTATGGCTCGGCGTTGTGCCGGCGAGCGGCGACTCCATCCAGGGCCACAATCGCGGGGACTGCTAGCAGCGGTTTGCGACGGTTCGGCTACCGATTCGACAACTCCCTCCGTCGTCGATCGGCGTTCTTGCCTTGCCGTTTGCAATTCCTGTTTTAACGatttcaattttgtttcaaaatacGGTTCCTCGGGCTTCGTAAAATCTAGCGATAATCTTGCTTTGTCCTCGGAAGTGTGCACAAGACCGTATCCCCGGGCGATGGTCAAATGCGTGTGAACATCCGCGGGCAGATTCGATGAAGTCGGGATCGTATTGGGATAGTTCGTTTTTATCGAGTCGCAGATGGAATCAATGGATACTGGAATGCGAAACGGTTAAGCTAAATTAATGCACCAAAACGCGGTAAAGTTTCGTGTTCCTACCATATCCCCGGGCGTCCTGAAGAATTCGAATGATGGTTGGCAGCATGTCTCTGAAGTACTGGATATCTGGTTGTGAAATGAAAAGTAATTCCTTGTCAAGCCGATCACCTATGCCTCCTTTGttaattatatgtaaatttttcTGTTCAGTATTAAcataaagcggaccctacacaagcagaaatattgacaataaatcaattattgttcaatatattgatcgtgtaaggacattatggaaatattgattctgtagaattcaaATGTGATTAacggattgaagcagtcttgtcaatatttttatggacactattcttgtctcgtgtagggtccgcttaagggACCGTTCATATACTAAGGGTCGATTTCTTCATCATCGCTTAACTtctaaaccaggttcaccagtacgtttgaACCAGGCATGGCAAAAGCACCGAACGGTGCTGCACGGTGGGCACTTCTACCAATAAACACGCCACCAAGAGGAT carries:
- the LOC131693002 gene encoding serine/arginine repetitive matrix protein 2-like, with the protein product MLPTIIRILQDARGYVSIDSICDSIKTNYPNTIPTSSNLPADVHTHLTIARGYGLVHTSEDKARLSLDFTKPEEPYFETKLKSLKQELQTARQERRSTTEGVVESVAEPSQTAASSPRDCGPGWSRRSPAQRRAIAISQRMKAIAQRRGRSPARRSRSRSRSRSRSRRTARSRSRSRAR